DNA from Dermochelys coriacea isolate rDerCor1 chromosome 20, rDerCor1.pri.v4, whole genome shotgun sequence:
TTCTTTAGGGCTAATAATCTCTGACACATAATTGTGTGTGTTGCTGAATGAATCAAGCGTGAGGATATACACCCTGGTGGCCCAAGCATGGGAATAGGAGGTGGCAACTCCCAAATTCTAACCTTCACTGCTGCCCTGCTGCCATTAGGAAGGTTTAAAAATTGCCACTCTGTTATATTTTCTCTTGCTATCTTTCATTCCATACtaaagaaacaaggtgggtgaggtaatatattttactggacctacttctgctggtgaaagagagaagtttccaagcttacacagagctcttcttcaggtctgggaaaggtactcagagcatcacagagaaatacaaggtggaacagattccttaagcataaggagttaacacctgttgcaagagaccattcctggtgaagtgggctgttaacacctctgcatgTCTCTCTAATAATCCTGGGATGAACGCAGCTATAACACTGCAATTCCACATGATATacagttttttttataaatttatatACAGAGATGGAGCCAATAAACCATGACCTCTCCTCTGGTTAGACTGAACGACCTTGTAAGTCCCCTTCAGAACTACTATGACTGTAattacagggtgtgtgtgtgtgtgtgtgtgtgttgtttgctTTCAGTGTCCGCTAGATGTCCTCGTTCAGTTGtccttttatttatattgtggtagcagccaaaggccccagtcagggTCCCCTTGTGCTAAGCACTGCATAGATACAAATGACatggtctctgtcccaaagagtttacaattgcATCTGCACTTTCACTGGGACTTGTTTCCTGTCCTCTCTTATCCATTCTCAGCTCCAGAAGCCACCTGACGCTCTTCTGCATGAGGGATTCCTGATGCAGTATACTGGGGACACCTGCAAGTGGAAGAAGTTATTTAATTTTGCTGAGAAACTGTACCCTGGAGTGGTTTGATAGTAAAGAGGTAAATGTGCTACTTCAGCTGCTTTTCTCCCCACTTTATGGGTTGTAAAATGTATATGGATCTTACATACTCTTACCCCTTTCAGATGTGTTTCCTGTAGACACACGTACACCCAGACATCTGACAGTGTGTCCCACTGTTCTGGAAAATTATGTTCTGTGCCCCCTCCCTACCCAAATTCCTCCTTCTGGCTTATATGGTTACATTCTCCTCCTTCATTTCCTCTCCAAAAATGAATGTGTGGTGTTTGATACACAGCTACTGAATTCCAcctccagaggtggctgtataCTGTCAATGAGTGAAgtttagagagagagacttgctgaccCTAAATACTAGCAGCAAGGTGTGTGTGAGGAATTCTGCCCTTGAGCCCTCATTAAGATAGTTCTGTTTGGATTTCTTGTCCAGGCCCAGGGGAGAGGATATAAGCCCAGAGGACCCACCACTCTGTCCGGATACTTGCTGGTGACTTCACTGAGCGAATATACCAGGCTGATTGACAGTGTCTGCCAGGGattagtagaaagaaaaggagtacttgtggcactttggagactaacaaatttatttgagcataagctttcgtgagctacagctcacttcatcgaatgcatccgatgaagtgagctgtagctcacgaaagcttatgctcaaataaatttgttagtctctaaggtgccacaagtactccttttctttttgcaaatacagactaacacggctgctactctgaaaccagggattaGTAGGTAAGTCTGTGATGTGCCCCATTTGAGAAATGTGCTGCAACCCAGAAGGGAACAGAGTCTTACTGGCCCCTCACAGCATTATACAGAACACAACTTCAAGAACTCTTCAGCAACACCACCTCTAAATAGAAAAGCTCCATGTCTGAATTCTGGactttctcttttttgttgtAAGGATGGCAAAGTCCAACATATAGAAAGAAGAATATTGATTATACATACGCAGAGGCCCATTGCTCATGGGACTGCTGTACTGTTCAAAGCTAGAGACCACTAAATAAACTGAACATGCCGATGTCTCTAAAACATAAGGTTTTCAGGACCTCATGCTGTTTAAACCTGTTTCCTTTTTCCATGCTGTTCTGTGcctcctttttctctctttaGAAGGAGTACATTTAGTACTGTTGGTGGGTTACAGGGCTTTATTCAGCCAGATGAAGAACCTAGTTTCATAGTGAAGTGACATGAAATTAGAAACAGATGCAGAGAGATGTTGCCAATCCCTGAACTCATTTGAGACAGCTGCTCTGTTCCATTTCTCAGTGCTACTATCCAGCTCTGAAAAGAAAATGGCAATGTGCCCTAAAAGTTCCATCTATTTGTAACGATatgtaaaatctttttatttcatacaatacaaattaaaaatcttTCCGTTTCTTCCTACTTAATGGATCTGGTGCCAGATAAGTCCACAGAGCAATGCTTACATCTAAACCCAAACAGTGATGTTTCAGGAACTAATGAGTGACACTTGGCTAACTTTTAGACTATGGTTGCGGAGAGCACATTAGGACTTTGTACTTTGCTCTGCGACAGACAAATAAACACAAAGAACAGCTCCGCTAGCTACTGCTCTCAAAATCCAACCCACAGCCTCTGCCTTTCATGTCTCCTGTGAAACTGCTGCCTTTGATGTAGTGTGTTGTGCAAAATTTAAACTGGGTATTTGTGGGGAGTGAAGAGCATCCTGCTGTCTACATGTAGCTACCAAGTAAATGTTGTGATTGGCGTGGCCTTTGAGTTGGGTCAGATGGCTCTGCATAAGTCAATTAGAGCCCCATGCTTACAGATGTAATATAGGTAGAAGACAGTGCACTAATCAGCTGCAAGCAGAATGACCTGACAAGGACTGTGCACCCAGCAGCACAACCAGAAACTTCTACTGATCTCTGCACATGGCCTGTATGATGCCTATTACTTTTCCTgttttctcctccctttttgtTGATCTGGTCCTTGCTGTGGTTGTCAGTTCCTAGAGGAGGTTTATACACTGGTCTTCAGCCAGGTCTCCAGCGAATTCCTGGATTTTCAGAGGGAGAATGAGAAACTCCACATTCAATTGGAAAAGAAGATTTGCCCTGATCTGGATCAGATGCTGATTTTAAAGGATCAGATATCTATAAAACTCCAAGGTTAGAGGAAAGGGGCTGAAGGGATGGGGTGTTTGGTTCTCTTCTGTTAATCCATGGGATTTACTTTGCTTTAGAATTCTAACTCTCTCAATTGTATTTGAAATTCTAAACAGTGTGTGCAGCATTATCTGCCACTGGAGAGGTTGGATTGGGAATGAGTTCATTAAGTCTTACTGTTTTAGACAATGCTATGTGAATCTTGATTACTGTATTTATGATTAGATGCTATTTGATTGGTACTCTAGATTCACAGAAACTGTGGGGATGGACACATCCAAAATAAAGGATAGGTGAATGGATGAGTATTTCACATTCCAAGACCCCACAGTTGTCTTTTTGAGCCTAATTAATCCAGGGCAACCTGAGTTCCGCTGTGACTCTGTCAGGCTAATTGAGGGGTTTCTACCTTGGCAGCGGTGGTCCAGAGCTCAGTGGAATCCTGCTGTCACCAAGGAGTAGAGCCTGGCCTGGACTGTGTGATGGAGGAGCTCATATACCCCATCAGTTTAGGATTTGATGTGGTGCGTTCGCTCTTCACAGACAGAATTGATGAGATGATCAGACATGTGCAGAGTTTGCCTACCACTGTCTTCCAGGAAGAGGTAAGATATAGATGATATGACAGAGGGACTGTTTTGTCTTCTTTCCCCGGAAACCACATTACATGTCCGCTTTCAGTATTGTGGATGGCAACTTAATTCCATCTGTCCCATACACCCTGGAACACCAGTGATGCACCTgctccagtatcctgcctccaacAGGAACCAATGTATAATAACTTGTAATCTCCTCATCACAATGATGTATCTAAATTGTGCAGGTCTGTACAATGGGAGGAAAAGTCTCCCTGACCCCCAGCTAGAGAGGAGATTATGCCCTGAACTGTGCAGATCGTGAGCTCTTGTAACTTTCACCTAGCTGCTGTTGTAACTGCATAGTGCAATTCATTCAGGTCAGTACCACATGCTGTTTTGAATGTGACTGCACCACAGAGGCAGCTTGATAAAGGGAGACAACTTTGTTAGACAAGAATATGGCATCTGAACTTGTCTCAGAGTCTGCTCAGTATTCCACTGCCTGTTCATGGATCACCCATAAACAGGTTTTATGGGACAAACATGGCTCCAGAGACAAGTAGTCAAAGACAAGTAGACAAGTAATCTGCAAAGAGATGCCTTCTTTTCAGTTTTACATTGCTTGGACATGGATAATGGCTTTAACTCAGATCCTTTcccataaaaatattaattcttaGCATTTAGGTAAGCTTTCACTGCctccaggcactgtacagacctTACCTAGCTGACTACTGGTCTGATGCAGGTTCTCGCACTTGGGGAAATGCCCTGGAAACTTGGATTCATGGAGCCATGTTATGAGAAGGCTAATCTCTACAAAGACAGTCTGCAGGGACTGAAGGAGAGATTTGGCTTTCATGGTGTGGCAAGTTTAGTCCTCAGAGCCCAAAACCTAATGCAGCAGGTAAGTGGTGATACTTTGAGAGAACAGACTGGGGTGAAGCAACCTCTTAGTGGAGAagaagggaaggggcagtgcaTTCATTCCCTGAGTGTTCAGCTCTGAGCTGATCCATTTTTACCTTTAATTTGTGTGGGGTCTGCTTTTTCCCTTGGGCATCAGCAGGGTATGAAGAGATTATTTAATCAATCttagagagaaagcaggctgcatGATCCAGAGGGTAGCTGCTGAAGATGTGGAACTGAGTCCTATCTGTGGTCTCTGAATATGCTGGCTCCCCTACTCATCTAACacaattttttcttttgtagcCAATTCAGAATTCGGTCCATACATTCCACCAGCTTTCAGAGCAACATCTGAGCTTGGCAATTAACCACAGCCAAATCACCCAGACTCTGGAAAAGATCAAAACTCTTGTGCTGAAGGTAAGGTGTGCAATATTCTTACCTTCTCTTTGTGTAAAGTCCTATTTCTTTGGATCATATTCTCCCTGCTCTTTTTGGCTTTTCTGCTTTGTGTGCTGCCTTGGACACTGTGTTCCTCACATGATCCAGTCCTGAGCTGCTCTAGGTGGGATAGATGCAGAAGTTGTTGTGGGGAAGTTTCCTGACTGTTGCGCAGATTCCTTTTTCAATTTGGTTGTGGTTGGTTTTCAGAAATTTGACTATGACAGCAGTTCCACCAGGAAGCAGTTTGCACAAGAGTGGCTGGTTCAGATCTATCTTCCCTTTCTGCTGAAGAATCTGGAGCCCAGATGTAAACTGGTGAGGCCTGATTCTGAGTGAAGGTGAAGGGACCCAAACCCCATATATGAACTGATGAAACTCATACAAGCTGATTTTATCTTATCAGACTATTCCATTTTATTCTTCAGAAAAGCTTTGCTAGCCCAGTGAACTTCAGTGGGCTGATAGGAGATCCCCTTCCCCTCAGTGGCTTTCATAgaatttaagaccagaagggatgattagatcatttagtctgacctttcATTATAGCGTTCCAGAGtggcagggctggactgtgactcCAAAGGGAGGAGAGGCTTTAAGCAATATTACAGGTTCTTCAGTGCCACCAAAATGCAGGCCACTCTCACCAGGCAGCCAATAAACTCCCTCCAGAGGGCCATGAATCTACTTCTATTTCACATCATGACTCTTACTGACATGTAAATGTTTCCCCAAAATTTTCCATTtcgttttattatttttctgcacGGCTACCAGCCTAACTCAGTACCTTGTACTAGGACAATGGTTAAGTTTGACTCCCTTTGAAGGTAGTCCTGGGGCATGTCAGTGGGCTATTGGTGGTAGAGGGCACTGTGTCCTGAAGAGATTAAAATGTCTCTAGTGATCAGGAGTCTGGGAAGCTTGATCCTGAACTTGGTTAACTTTCTTCCAGACTTCTGGGGAGTTTGAACTAATTCTATTGAACACTTTCCATTCTGGCTGTTTAACCATGAGGCTCCACTTTTCTTCTGAACCTGTAAATACACATAAAACATTGTGCAGGACCAGTATTAAAGGTTGGACAGGCAGTTCAGGTGCCAGAAACTACAGGGTGCCATTAGAATTTCAGGTGACTATTTATTCTGAGGTGGGGGCAGAACATCATATTTTAGGCTCACTTCAGGTGCTGTGTAATCCAAGGTTGgcctatctgtgtgtgtgtgtgaggtgtaTCTGTAACTGATGCTGgctgatttctctctcttctacTTCCTTTGGTAGGAGCTGCCCAAGTATGAAAATTACGTGTtggctgacttcagtggcatcatCAATGTTGAAAATATTTATGAAGAAATGGTTCTGGCTGTTTTGCAGCAGGCAGTCACCAAAGGTGAGTAGAAACTGGGTTCCATCCTAAAACAGACCAAAGTCAGCACTGTTAGGTTCTTATCCTCTGCTAAAgagaggacaggtttcagagtagcagccgtgttagtctgcattcgcaaaaagaaaaggagtacttgtggcaccttagagactaacaaatttattagagcataagctttcgtgagctacagctcacttcaaatgcatccgatgaagtgagctgtagctcacgaaagcttatgctctaataaatttgttagtctctaaggtgccacaagtactccttttcttaaagagaGGACAGTTTATCTTCACCAAAAATGTTTACAGTTGCCAGGCCTGTAACTTCCCCTCTGTTGActgctgttgggttttttttaaagcattttgtgatGTTTTGGGGTTCAGTCCAGATCAATAAGGGGTTGTTACCGCCTGCCTTGGAactttgggtgccttaaatgctgggttgctgtggctcacagccctgaTACCAGTTTCCTCACCAGTCTTCCTTTTCCTGCAACAGCTGACTAGCTCTTAGTCACGATCCCCACAGAGTCCAAGGTGCTGGTTTTCCTTGTCTCTTCAGGTGAAGAATAACTTAGGGCTCTTTTCACCTCTCTgtatagtccagtaaacctttgaaaagtCTCTCTCAAAGTTCATTGACCCTGCTTCATGCCGCAGAAAGTCTTCCTGGGATGTTGTCTTCAGCCTCTGTTGAAATTAAGTGATCATTTCCCCCATGCTTGCTCTTCTGATTATTTTGTTTGCCTGGCATGCAAATGTACTTTTAATTGGTCACACGTTGCTCAATTTACATGGGAGATGCATTCAAACAAGTAGCACCGCATTCCTTTGTCTGGggaaaaaactgtttttcatCTCCCTCTGACATGCctgatttaaacacattttaatcaTAATTTCAGCACATCTGAATAATCCTTTCTGGGTTTACCTTACAAAACATCAAGAATATTAGTGATGAGAGTGTTATTGGTTTTCCAATGACCTATAAcgtgacaccttttagatacagattattaCAATAAAGAGTTAGAGTAAACCTGAGCTGGTGAGGCCAGCTGAAACTCCCTGCTAGATACCAGGGAGCCAGTTGCCTTCTGGCATGGGAATGCTCTTATGGTCTCTCACATCTATAGGCATCTTTATGCTTTCCTGTTCAAACAACTTTCCATATGTTGTTTGTGGTAAATTCCAGTATTCCTATGTTGAAATATCTTACTTCTGCCAGTCTCCgcattctctttctcttcctgctcTGATTGTAACCCAAACATTTCCCACTGGCTATTGTGGTGGAAATAAAATCCCATTTTACAGCCATGATGTCATCTCAGGGCTGCGTGTTAGTTGTTGCTTTTCAagtgttaaaaacaaaagaactttTATGCTCAGGACAAATTGTTAATGTGATCATTTTAAAGTCAGGCATCCTGCCCATCTGCTTGCATTGGCTCCTCTGATCAAACCAGCCCCAAAGGCCATTTTTAACTCTTCACATATGTTTTTTGTTGGGGATAAGCCAGAGGGAGCATGTGACAGAGCTTTCAAAgcctccagagcagtcacagggACTTGCTCCTGGCTACCACACTAGAACTGGGGATAACCTGGCTTCCCCTGTGGAAAGAAAAATGTCAAGAAGGGCTCATAAGAACTAGAACACAGGACAGATGGAATATTAATGTCGGGGTGTGTGCTGCACAAGGACTATGACTATATAGACACATGCAGTAGGGAGGGAACAGGGATAGAGAGCAAAGCAAAATTTGGTATTTCTTTCTCTCActttctgttctttgtttcagCCTTGAAAGAGGCTTCAAGTCAAAACAGACATAATCTTTACAGTGACAGCTTTTCCTGTGTTCTGGATAGTGTGGACAACTTGCTGCAGCAGGACAGAGCCCAGGAACACTCTGAAATAAGGACAGGAGCCTTAGGTGGCAATGCCACATCAGACACCATGAACCTCATCTCCTGTcaagtcagtgagactacttcAGACAAGAAAGCATGGAAATATgaaagaggctcagctggagctgcAAATCCTCCCAAAGATAAAGGGCGAATCTGCCCAGTAACTTTCCATTGccataaagaagcagaaaaatctTTGAGGGTGTTGCCTGATGGTAGGAATTGGAGAAACAAGAAGGCCTTGGAACCAGACATGCGAAGCAGCTGCATTACTGAACCTGCAGGACATGTTGCAGAGAAGACTGAAGTTGTGTCTGAGGTTGAAAACAATGTGCACAGGAGacctaaataaaaacaaatgtaatgaCAAGTCATGGAGCCCTTTTGCAAGAAGCAAAGATCTACAAGAGCCACAGAACATCATAAATGAACATTCAGTAGACAAAGCTGCTATAGAGAAAATACAAGAGGAATGGGGGAGGGCGATGTTTGAGCAAGGCAGTCAAGGGCAGGATGGCGAATTGGAGTTAAATCTAGTTTGGATTAAAGGAGCAGGATAGAATGGTAAGAATAACCAAGAATACAGGGAATTATTGCAGAATCAAGAAAGTCCCTGCAAGGAATCTTGtaactatacttttttttttttttttttttttttttttttttgcaaatacgaGCATGTCCAAGAACCAGAGTCCAACCCCAGATAGTACAAATTCTGACAACTCTCAGGCTAACTGTTGGCCTAATACCAATTCATTGCAGGTTATGGGTTTGGACAGAGATACATATAGGGACGATGGAGATTTAACAGATGGAAAATTACAAAGATCTGCAACAAATCATGTGTCATCAATTGAGTGGGATGGAGACAAGTTAGGAGAAAATCGGAGCAGTTGGGAAATGCATACAATATCAGTGGGTGAAGGCAAAtgcagggtgggggaagcttgcaATGGGCAAATGATCTCACACTGTTCATTTTCTGTGAAAGAAACAGGGGATGCCACTTGGATGCACTGACTTCAGGAACATGGTGATGAAATGATTGCAGAATTACATGTCCAAAAGTTGGTTCCTGCGGACGGTCTGGAAAGAAAGGTCTGTCAGCTGGAGCTAGGGCACAGTGTTCAGCAGGAATTCAAGGGGCGTAGGCATGCAGGTGGACTGGCTGAAGGTAAGTCTGTTCCCTTTTTACTCACTGGAAGCCTGAGACACGAAGATGTGCATGAGGGTCCTGTCCTGGAAATGAACAAGGAGGAGATGACAGAGGCAGACTTCAATGAGACAGATAAGACTGTTTTTCTAGAGTGTCTGTCCATAGCTATCGAAAAGGAAATCTTCCAAACAGATCTGCTGGAAATGGATCTCGAAGACAACAGAGACCAGGGAAGTAGTTGTCAAACTGAACCTCTGAAATAGAAGTACGAGGAGCAAGATCTAACTGATGTTGACCATCATGGAGCAGAGGGATGACAAAGCTTAATACGCACATTCAACTTTCCTGATACAATGATGGATGTTTCATATCCCTATATTAGCAAATAATGGAGAGTGCCAAGGCAACTGAGGCTGTGAAGGGGCAGCCAGTTGCATGGCAGGCGGTTCAGCAGCACTGACCAAGACTTAGTGGAAGATGCAGAGATTTTCAGTCTCAAGGCCTTACGAATGTGAACTGAAAGAACTGGAATTGGTCTTGCTTCTCAGAGCAGAAAACTGAGCAAAAGATGAAGGATTGGAAAGGAATGAACTGCTCCTTTGTGAACATTTATGTAAGACGTAATATTTATGCGTATCATATAGTGTAGCTTAATACCCTTAGGCTCTTAATTCTCACCTTTCTGCCCTTCGTCCTGGTGTGGCTTTTCATTCTATTTGTAAGTGATAATACTGAAGGTGTTTATAAGGGGTCTTCAAGTCAGGGTGTGTACACAATACAGTATTCTGTGGTTATCTCATAGTATTGATGTCCTGGAAAAGTGTTTTGGAGAGAGACCACAAACATTCTGCAGCTACAAAGACTTCACCAATAAACCCTTCCCAGTTTCTTCAAACAGCATACACTGATATAGTTTCTGTCCTGTTCCACTCCCTTTGTGACTCAGGCAGCGCAAAGTATGTGAAGCCTAGCCCCATTCCCCTAACTTGGGGCTTCCTGTGAGTACAGAGCTGACAGATCCTGTCACCCTCGTTGGAGCCCCCAGTGCAGTAGGGAGGATGGAGGTTATCAGGAATGGAAGAGGAGTAGCTGGAGTGTGCTTTGCTACAGTCATGCTCAGGTGGAGAATTGGGGCCCCACCCTCTGCATTGCTAAGcacaaattcaaaacaaaaaatctgctCCACTGTATAAAGCTTCTTTGTATTTGTTTCTTCCAAGGCAGTTATAGTAGGGGAAGACAGTGAAGTGGTGTCATCGCTGATATTTTGGGCCTAACCCTGCTGCTGTTGAAATTTAACAGCTCATGGATTTCAatgagcaggattgggcctattgTGTAATAAGGCTCAATGAGATTCTTACAGTGGCCACAAGGATACCTATTTAATTCATTTATTACGTGTTTACTCAGCTGGACTGAACCACAGAACCTGAAGTTCATTGGAATGGTTGCCGTAACAGAGGTAATATCTGTTTCATATGTACAACTTCACCCCAAAATAGAAGGTACTAATTTAAAACTTCAGATATGTAAAAACCTTTTTAGTGAATTTTTAATAATGTTCATGTCTCATGCTGACCTATAATTTTCTAAGAGAAGGGAACTCTATCTAGTGTTGTCTTTTCCTAATCCCCACCATGCTGTTAAGCTTTTTAAGTTTGTAAACTTTTATTCCAATATGTGGCTTATTATTTAATCCATAAAAGCCTATGTATCTTATACGAACAGGTGTTTACAATTAAGTACTACAATCATTTAGATAGTGATGTAAAAAAATGTAATCTGGTGTATTTATTTGAATAAACCTATTAACAGTCAAAGCATGGTGTTTACAAAACTGACACTTTATAATTTTGTGGTTTTCAAAAAGGGAACAAATTCATTCATGTTTCTGTATTTCATAAACACAATCTCTTGTGCATCCACCCCATTGAGATGATTCTTAACTGCTAATCAAATGATACTAAAGATTTTCCATGCACTGAAGCTGCACTGATTGATAAGAATCAAGACTATCACAGGCTTTTAGGATGGAATTACTTTACTAACCACATTCAGTTCACATCTTGCACTTTGAAATTTGGTCTTATTGAAACCATGGTCTTTTAAGACCTCAGTGCTAACCTAGTTATTCATTCTCATGGTCCATTTGTAGGGAACTGAAATTTATGCGTTACTACTTGTTCAAAACACctgatttccagtttgaattggTTGCACTAGTGAGTGGTGGTGGTTGGTTTTGGATGATATTGCATTTtagctgtatatttttaaagagaaaatgtaacATCAGCCACTGGTGTCAGCTGATACTGACGTTGACCACATGAGTTTAACTTTTTGCAACCCTCTCTCCTGCCACAAGATGGGGGCCAGGAAATAAAGACCATTCTTTAACCATTTCTTGTCTGGCATTAAATAGGAGGCGAGATGGTATAGAGTTATTCATGATATTGACTAAGCTTCATACTATGAGCACATTCGGTAGTGGATTAAGTGATGTGATTAACATCTatcacatgtttgttctctcttcctttcccaccccccgtTGAAAAGTATGTGCAGgggaattttgttttggaattttttttataatatatatgcaCTGTTGAAATAAATGAGCCTTCAAATTTAGCCAAAGTGTgaactcaactgtaaaaagtatgtaaaagttCATAACATGTTACAATAACCTATAAAAAGTGATGGGAAAAGATatagaaggcaaatatagtaGGCTAACTCAATatgattcaaggactgtgttgaaCTGAACACTTGTTAAAAAcaggaaatgtagggctggaagttaATGAGCCAATTGGTATATTGGCTATTAGGCCTATtcgtggacaaaataatgaagggatggacccccatcactccctttttgggtccttaaaaGAAAGATTGTGTGGCAAAAGTATGAAAGAACAGACAGACGGTTCTGGAATGAGCTTCATCATTCTGGCTgctattccttcccccccccccgcacccaggATCAGGgtgacttgctggggcctggggctgaagcagaagcccaagggcttcagctagGGGCAAGGCTTGGGCTCCACTCCCCACCTGGCCCCCTGAAGACTGTtgcaatgcaatgaagtttgagaaccactgaagtcTTATTTCTGGTGGGGGGCCTTGTGAGTCACTGCGCACCTGCAGAATCCCGTCCCCTGCAGATCCCCACTGGCCTGAAAATACATTATCCTGGGGAGGTGCTGTAATTACACCTTTTGtccaccagaggctgctgtggtgccagaacagggcAGGTGGAGCAGCCTGCTGGGGAGAGGCTAGTTCCCCACAGTGCCCTGCCCCTGGGACCATGTGAGGAGGGATGGACTGAATGGGGACCACAAGGCTGCTGGGGAAAGTCACAGACTAAGGGTCAGAAGGGCTAATGGTGGGGAGACAGACTGTGGCATAGGAGCTAGTAGGGTGACTGCATTCAGCGAGGGGctgagtgggagtggggggtgtAAGGCTACGTGGAGATAGGGGGGTAGCTGAGTGGGGAATAAGGACTTTGGGATGCTGGGAGAAGGGGTGGCTGGGTAGGGTTGTAGGAACACAGGGGCTTATATGTATGACTGAATGGGAAatgctaggggtcagccagggtccacgggggggggaagctccctaacaatccccctcccctccaaaaaaaaaatctgttccatatGTCTCCCACCCACATATAGCAACTGTCCAAGTTCACTACcgggctccttcccagcaattacttccctttccctcagctcctccattaaccctgactcccccaagcctttgcacagCTTCTGAGGGATGTGGGAAATAGtgtctgtattgtagtttaaattaattattattcagttaaaaaagctaacaatgttaggaatcattaggaatgggatagataagacagaaaatatattgcctgtttagatccatagtacacccacatcttgaataccgcatgcagatgtggtcaccccatcaaaaaggatatattggaattgggaaaggttcagaaaagggcaacaaaaatgattaggggtatggaacagcttccataggaggaatGATTAAtaaggacttttcagcttggaaagttGAGGGGATATGATAGGTCTATAAACTtatgcctggtgtggagaaagttaataaggaagtgttacttcttctcataacacaagaaccac
Protein-coding regions in this window:
- the NIBAN3 gene encoding protein Niban 3 isoform X2 encodes the protein MLILKDQISIKLQAVVQSSVESCCHQGVEPGLDCVMEELIYPISLGFDVVRSLFTDRIDEMIRHVQSLPTTVFQEEVLALGEMPWKLGFMEPCYEKANLYKDSLQGLKERFGFHGVASLVLRAQNLMQQPIQNSVHTFHQLSEQHLSLAINHSQITQTLEKIKTLVLKKFDYDSSSTRKQFAQEWLVQIYLPFLLKNLEPRCKLELPKYENYVLADFSGIINVENIYEEMVLAVLQQAVTKGE
- the NIBAN3 gene encoding protein Niban 3 isoform X1, which encodes MLILKDQISIKLQAVVQSSVESCCHQGVEPGLDCVMEELIYPISLGFDVVRSLFTDRIDEMIRHVQSLPTTVFQEEVLALGEMPWKLGFMEPCYEKANLYKDSLQGLKERFGFHGVASLVLRAQNLMQQPIQNSVHTFHQLSEQHLSLAINHSQITQTLEKIKTLVLKKFDYDSSSTRKQFAQEWLVQIYLPFLLKNLEPRCKLELPKYENYVLADFSGIINVENIYEEMVLAVLQQAVTKALKEASSQNRHNLYSDSFSCVLDSVDNLLQQDRAQEHSEIRTGALGGNATSDTMNLISCQVSETTSDKKAWKYERGSAGAANPPKDKGRICPVTFHCHKEAEKSLRVLPDGRNWRNKKALEPDMRSSCITEPAGHVAEKTEVVSEVENNVHRRPK